AGTCGATTTTCCAGCCCCATTTTTTCCCATTAAGGCAATACGATCCTTCTCATTAATTACAAACGAAATATCCTTAAACAGAGTTGTTCCTCCAAACTCAACAGCCAATGCGTCTACACTAATCATCTTTTTAGTTTTTATGAGCCGCAAAGATAATTACTTTCCTGAATTCCAAAATATACTTTAACAATTCTATCATCAGAAAAATTTAAACTAAAAAAGCACCCCAAAATGGGATGCCTTTGTAATACAAGCTTTGTATGTATGTTATTTTACAGCTACAACTAAGTATTTCGAAGCCTTCCAGAATTCTTCCGGATTTAAAATTGTAATTGCCTCAATCTCTTTTTCGCTTCCTTCTATTCTGTACGAATCGCTTGGATGTGAAGTAACAATACTTACTTTTTTACCCGAAACCGGAATACTAGTAGTTTGAGTAATATCAATATCATTAAAATTTTCAGGATTAATTTTTTGGTTCAATTTATTTGTTGCTCCAATTCCTAGTAATCCACCTTCGCTAGTAACAACTTGCTTTAATTTTAATTCTTTGATATCGCCAATTACATAATGTCCAGTATTTAAACTGCTTATTTGCTCTTCAATTATTCTATCCTTATTTTCATTTTCGGTGTTTAAAGCAACAAGTGTACCGTTTAATTCTGTTACTTGTCCATTTAAACTCTCAACTTCGACATTTAATTTAGCTACTTGCGCCGATAATGCTGTTAAGGAAGCATCTTTCTCTTTAATTTGTGTTTTTAGTCCCGCAACCAGCTTCTTCAATTTTGAGTTTTGATACCAGCTATTCTTTAACTTCTTGTCAAGACTTTCTATTTTCGCTTTGTTCTCTTCTAAAAGATCACGAACTAAACTTAAATCAGTTACAATTTGTTCTTTTTGTCCTACCGAAGGATTCTCGCTTGCATTTACTGCAATAATTTGCTCTTTTTCTTTAATGATATTCAAATTGGCAGCAATTACATCGAACGATTCAACAAAATCATCGATGGTAGAATCTTTTTCCTGAGCCATTTGCGTAAGCTGAATATTTTGCTCGCGAAGTTGCTTTAATTCTTTTTGGTTACAAGCAGTAAAAAAAACTGGTAATACTAATAATGCAAATACTAACTTTCTCATAATTTTAATTTTTAAACAGTTTACATCAATTCAAATTCAAACTTACCTATGAGAATACTATGCCGTGTTTTCTACTTATCTCATTAAGGCCAATTTAAACCACATAAAACACTGAATGATTGAACATTTGAATCTGTTATTTTTTTTAATGCTAAAAAAAAATGCAATTTTTAACTTTAAAAGTGTGGGAAAGTTTCTACAATTTGTAGAATTTAATTCTACAAAAAAAAGCCTGTACAAGACAGGCTGGAGGAATGTGCTTTCGAAAAAATTCGAAAGCATCGGTTTTTATTATTTTTAATTTTTATTCCATATTAATGCAGCAGCACCTAATACAGCAGCATTATCTTTTATGCCAGAGGGTAATACTTTAATTTTATTCCTGTATATGGAAAGCAATTCTTTTTCTAATGTTTCACGAACCGGATCGAACAGAATATCTCCTGCCTTGGTTAAACCTCCAAAAAGAAATATAGCTTCGGGACTGGTTACAGCCACAACATTTGCCAAAACTTCGCCTAACATTTTTGCTGTATAAGAAAAAGTTTCCTTTGCTACTAAATCTCCTCGCCATGCTGCCTCGGCAACCATTTTAGCTGTTAGTTGACTAAAAGGAATATCTCTTAATTCGCTTTCGCCTAAATGGCGAGCCAACAATTTATAAACAGTTCTTTTAACTCCCGTTGCCGAAACATAAGTTTCTAAACATCCTTTTCTTCCACAGCCGCATTCTCTCCCGCTTTTGCGCACAATCATGTGTCCTACTTCACCAGCAAAACCATCGTGTCCGTATAAAAGATCGCCATTAACGATGATTCCACTCCCCAATCCGGTTCCCAATGTAATCACCATAAAATTATTCATCTCTTTAGCTGCACCAAATACCTTCTCGCCCATGGCTGCCGCATTGGCATCGTTAGTAATAATAACGGGAACATCAATTCTTTTTTTAACCAAATCAACCAAAGGTACACTACCCTTCCATCTTAAGTTAGCAGCATTTTCAATAGTACCCGAATAATAACTTGCATTAGGCGCTCCAATTCCTACTCCAATTATTTCCAGCTTCTCTCTCGATTTATCAAGAACACTGTTCACATTATCAAATAACTCATCCAAATAGTTATTTATATCTTCATGCTTTTGAGTGGGTATATTTCCAGTAAGTAAACATTTTCCTTCCTCGTCGATACAACCAAAAACAGTATTAGTTCCACCTATATCAATACCTAAAACAACTTTTTTCATTGTTAATATTTTTCAAAAAATTAATTCGAATGTTTATGTCCTTTTAAAGCATAAAACAATATATAAGCATAACATAAAATGGCAACAATAAAAGAATTGGCTAATCCAAAACTATCTGCTAACATTCCCATAATCATAGGAACAACCGCTCCACCAACAATTGCCAGACATAAAATTCCTGAGCCCTGACTGGTATGTTTTCCTAATCCATCAATGGCTAACGTAAATATTGTTGGAAACATGATAGAGTTAAATAATCCAACCAAAACAATACTCCAAAGGGCAACATAACCACTTGTTAACATACTTGTTACAATTAATACAACAACCATTACTGCATTAAATGCCAATACTTTTGATGCTGATATTTTTTGCATTACTGCTGATCCGATAAAACGACCTACCATTGCTCCCCCCCAAAAAATAGAAAGGTATTTGGTTGCATCTGCTTCGCCAAATAAATGTAATCCTTCATCGCCAAAATACATTACCAATGTACTACCTATTGATACCTCTGCTCCTACGTAAGTAAAAATTCCAAGAGCTCCTAAAACAAGATGGCGAAATTTCCAGGCAGAACCTTCGGCTTTAGCTTCTTCTGTATCCTGAATTTTAGGCAATTTTACAAAAGCAAAAACCAAAGCAATAATCACCAAAGCCAAAGCCAAACCAACATAAGGCAACTGCACCGCCTCGGCCTTACTGTTTATATCCTGACTTACATTATCTAATATTAGCCATCCACCAAAAATTGGAGCAACAGTAGTTCCCAGTGCATTAAATCCTTGTGTTAAATTTAATCGGCTCGATGCAGTTTCAGGTGTTCCCAACTCGGCAACATAGGGATTAGCTGCTACCTGAAGCACTACAATACCAGAGGCTAAAATAAATAAAGCCCCTAAGAAAAAGCCATAAGATAATAAAGCTGCAGCAGGATAAAACAATAATGCTCCTAAACCAGCAACTCCTAATCCTGTTACGATACCCATTTTATAACCTATTTTTCCAATAATCCAACCTGCTGGAAGCGACATTAAAAAATAAGCACCAAAAAATGTAAACTGAACCAACATTGCCTGTGTAATGCTTAAATCGAACAATCCCCTTAAATGTGGAATTAGAATATCATTCATACAGGTAAGAAATCCCCACATAAAAAATAAGGAAGTAAGAAGTGCTAAAGCACCTTTAAAATTCATTCCCGCTTTAGAAGAATAATTATTAGATGTTACATTCGTATTAATAGATACCATATCTTAAAATTTTCAATCGTTTGAACAAGTATTTGCAAATGTCGATCATTTTAAACAAATAATATTTTACTATTTTACCATTTACTTGTACTATATTTGCACTTATCTACTTTTAACATACTAACAATGATAACTTATTGTAATTTACAGATTACAAAATATCATTATTTGTTATTTCATTTATTATCGAAAGTAACTTAATATTAGAAAATCGTATATCATTAAAATTATAATAAAAACATTACAAGTATGTCCTTGATACTCGAAGAAATATCTGTAAAAAATGAACACTCGTTTCGCTCTAAAATTGATGTTTTACCTCACATTGAGGTACCCTGGCATCATCACCCCGAGTTTGAACTAATTTATATAGAAAAAAGTAAAGGAACTTTGGTTGTTGGCGATTGTATCGATCATTTTAAAGATGGAGATATGGTTTTTATAGGTCCCAACACACCACATGTAATGAAAAATGAAGACTCTTACTATCAGAACAAGTCTGACTTGAAAGCAATAGCCTGGGTGGTTCACTTTAGAGAGGATTCTTTTGGCAAAGAATTTTTTCTTTTGCCTGAAATGCAAAAAATAAGAGAGTTTCTGGTAAAATCATTTCAAGGAATAAGGATTGAAGGAAGTAGTAAATACAAAA
This genomic interval from uncultured Marinifilum sp. contains the following:
- a CDS encoding ROK family protein — its product is MKKVVLGIDIGGTNTVFGCIDEEGKCLLTGNIPTQKHEDINNYLDELFDNVNSVLDKSREKLEIIGVGIGAPNASYYSGTIENAANLRWKGSVPLVDLVKKRIDVPVIITNDANAAAMGEKVFGAAKEMNNFMVITLGTGLGSGIIVNGDLLYGHDGFAGEVGHMIVRKSGRECGCGRKGCLETYVSATGVKRTVYKLLARHLGESELRDIPFSQLTAKMVAEAAWRGDLVAKETFSYTAKMLGEVLANVVAVTSPEAIFLFGGLTKAGDILFDPVRETLEKELLSIYRNKIKVLPSGIKDNAAVLGAAALIWNKN
- a CDS encoding sugar MFS transporter, which produces MVSINTNVTSNNYSSKAGMNFKGALALLTSLFFMWGFLTCMNDILIPHLRGLFDLSITQAMLVQFTFFGAYFLMSLPAGWIIGKIGYKMGIVTGLGVAGLGALLFYPAAALLSYGFFLGALFILASGIVVLQVAANPYVAELGTPETASSRLNLTQGFNALGTTVAPIFGGWLILDNVSQDINSKAEAVQLPYVGLALALVIIALVFAFVKLPKIQDTEEAKAEGSAWKFRHLVLGALGIFTYVGAEVSIGSTLVMYFGDEGLHLFGEADATKYLSIFWGGAMVGRFIGSAVMQKISASKVLAFNAVMVVVLIVTSMLTSGYVALWSIVLVGLFNSIMFPTIFTLAIDGLGKHTSQGSGILCLAIVGGAVVPMIMGMLADSFGLANSFIVAILCYAYILFYALKGHKHSN